Proteins from a genomic interval of Nitrospinota bacterium:
- a CDS encoding DUF169 domain-containing protein yields MKWKDQAERLKIVLNLKGSPVSVTYSMEPDKRGNKGKSWACQAFKDVRDGEIINISKESSSCIGGTFHLGLGPKPKGEGDKALKKFLVHGEKLFCSIAVFHRVTTLTAQPPLGLADYVVFSPMEKAEMMPDLVLFLCNAEQACRLITLATFQDGISPKTEMVGSACHMAVAYPLVSGEINISFLDYTARRMKKFAPDELIVSIPYHKMDNLVNSIDLCTAGTAKTEIPPEFKKLMKEEAEGLMEEL; encoded by the coding sequence ATGAAATGGAAAGATCAGGCTGAAAGATTAAAAATTGTTTTGAATTTAAAGGGGAGCCCTGTCTCTGTTACCTATTCTATGGAGCCTGATAAAAGGGGGAACAAGGGGAAAAGCTGGGCATGTCAGGCCTTCAAGGATGTCCGTGATGGGGAAATTATCAATATCAGCAAGGAGAGTTCATCCTGTATTGGCGGCACATTTCACCTTGGTCTGGGCCCGAAACCAAAAGGTGAAGGAGACAAAGCCTTAAAAAAATTCCTGGTTCATGGAGAAAAGCTCTTTTGCTCCATAGCCGTGTTTCACAGGGTTACAACTCTTACAGCCCAGCCTCCTCTTGGATTGGCAGATTATGTGGTATTTTCTCCAATGGAAAAGGCAGAGATGATGCCTGATTTGGTATTATTTCTCTGCAATGCAGAGCAGGCATGCAGGCTTATTACCCTTGCCACATTTCAGGATGGCATATCCCCCAAAACAGAGATGGTTGGTTCTGCATGTCATATGGCTGTAGCTTATCCCTTAGTATCCGGTGAGATCAATATAAGCTTTCTTGATTACACGGCAAGAAGGATGAAGAAGTTTGCTCCTGATGAGCTGATTGTGAGCATCCCCTATCATAAAATGGACAATCTGGTAAACAGCATAGACTTATGCACGGCCGGCACAGCAAAGACAGAAATTCCCCCTGAATTTAAGAAATTGATGAAGGAAGAGGCAGAGGGGCTCATGGAAGAGCTTTAA
- a CDS encoding GNAT family N-acetyltransferase, which translates to MNIREAVPEDNDELQELQAKCPQGTRLVASTVNTPDFFARAKAYESHKVLVACEGYRIIGSAACALRDAIVNGKIRRVGYIFQAFVSPDARRKGVASQLLQQREDYLSQQGAVLAYTLIMEGNLPSMQCIESRGFKLHRTLVMPALVVRKEMNVPSMGRIRPVTSKDLATVAELLNETWQGFEFYELTSAEALAQFINRTPAYSSDSLLVLEDQGEILACLGFWDWSQIMRITVKALSLKLRMIGFLLTTTRILPEVLKPSDIMKLIMLTPIGFKDPAHLAVLVRYVNNQALLSGIQQIRCLCERDHMLLRSMKGFIRVNTAVHLYVKLLQQNISLSDKQVFIDGIDM; encoded by the coding sequence ATGAATATCCGTGAAGCGGTACCAGAGGATAACGACGAACTCCAGGAGCTTCAGGCGAAATGCCCACAAGGTACAAGGCTCGTCGCGTCCACTGTCAATACACCCGACTTTTTTGCCCGGGCTAAAGCGTATGAGTCGCACAAGGTCCTCGTGGCTTGCGAAGGTTACCGCATAATCGGGTCAGCAGCTTGTGCCCTGCGGGACGCCATCGTGAACGGCAAAATCAGACGGGTCGGTTATATCTTTCAGGCTTTCGTTTCTCCCGACGCCCGCAGGAAGGGTGTTGCGAGCCAGCTTCTCCAGCAGCGTGAAGATTACCTGAGCCAACAGGGTGCGGTATTGGCTTACACCCTGATTATGGAGGGCAACTTGCCCTCTATGCAATGCATTGAGAGTCGGGGCTTCAAGCTGCATCGCACGCTTGTTATGCCAGCCCTGGTGGTTCGCAAAGAGATGAACGTACCTTCAATGGGAAGGATCAGACCTGTCACATCCAAGGACCTGGCAACGGTAGCCGAGTTGTTGAATGAGACCTGGCAAGGCTTTGAGTTTTATGAACTGACCTCGGCTGAGGCGTTGGCCCAATTTATCAACCGGACGCCTGCGTACAGTTCTGACAGCTTGCTCGTCCTGGAAGATCAGGGGGAGATCTTGGCCTGTTTGGGCTTCTGGGATTGGAGCCAGATCATGCGGATCACCGTGAAAGCTCTCAGCTTGAAGTTGCGAATGATTGGATTCTTATTGACCACCACCCGTATCTTGCCAGAGGTTCTCAAGCCTAGTGACATCATGAAGCTAATCATGCTTACCCCAATCGGATTCAAAGATCCGGCGCACCTGGCTGTGCTTGTCAGATACGTGAACAACCAGGCACTGCTGAGTGGAATTCAGCAAATTCGCTGCTTATGCGAGCGAGACCATATGCTGCTAAGGAGCATGAAGGGATTCATCCGGGTGAACACTGCAGTACATCTATACGTCAAGCTGCTCCAGCAGAACATATCGCTGAGTGACAAGCAGGTGTTCATTGATGGAATTGACATGTAG